In Streptomyces sp. NBC_01426, one genomic interval encodes:
- a CDS encoding isochorismatase family protein, translating to MGLDNSPARLADSTLLMIDFQNTYRTGVMALEGAEPALEAAGRLLAAARAAGTPVIHIVNDGGEGTPYDIRAEIGAISAEVAPRDGEPVVVKQFPNSFHATELEKTLTELGAGQDLILAGFMTHMCVTFTAQGAFHLGYRPTVVAEATATRPLAGPDGTPVPAATLQAASLTTIADLFGVVVPTAAHLTA from the coding sequence ATGGGCCTCGACAACTCGCCGGCCCGCCTCGCGGACTCCACCCTCCTCATGATCGACTTCCAGAACACCTACCGCACCGGCGTGATGGCCCTCGAAGGCGCCGAGCCCGCCCTCGAAGCGGCCGGCCGGCTGCTCGCCGCCGCCCGGGCCGCCGGAACCCCGGTGATCCACATCGTCAACGACGGCGGTGAGGGCACCCCCTACGACATTCGCGCCGAGATCGGGGCCATCAGCGCCGAGGTCGCCCCCCGCGACGGCGAACCGGTCGTGGTCAAGCAGTTCCCGAACTCCTTCCACGCCACGGAGCTGGAGAAGACCCTGACGGAACTGGGCGCCGGCCAGGACCTGATCCTGGCCGGGTTCATGACCCACATGTGCGTCACCTTCACCGCCCAGGGGGCCTTCCACCTGGGCTACCGTCCCACCGTGGTCGCCGAGGCGACCGCCACCCGCCCACTGGCCGGGCCCGACGGAACCCCGGTACCGGCCGCCACCCTCCAGGCGGCGAGCCTCACCACCATCGCGGACCTCTTCGGGGTCGTCGTCCCCACGGCAGCGCACCTCACCGCCTGA
- a CDS encoding GlxA family transcriptional regulator produces MPTPHRVVIAVFTDVDLLDVTGPAEVFALANRVSGRRLYEVRLAAPEVGQVTTSAGVRLVPDLAFAEVGAAVDTLLVPGAVSLGEEGPVALVDPQVVEWITATAPHARRVASVCVGAHLLAAAGLLDGHRATTHWSTAAQLASEHPRVEVDADPIFVRSGRLWTGAGISACMDLTLALVAEDHGEELALGVARQLVMYLKRQGGQSQFSVPLSRPAATRRDIDELRSHVGEHLDADLSAAALAARMCMSERHFARVFRKETGTSPAAYVEAARVEAARRLLETTDDPLEQVASAAGLGSVETLHRAFRKQLATTPAAYRRRFRTTT; encoded by the coding sequence ATGCCCACGCCCCACCGGGTCGTCATCGCGGTCTTCACCGATGTCGACCTCCTCGATGTCACCGGCCCCGCCGAGGTTTTCGCCCTCGCCAACCGGGTGTCCGGCCGCCGCCTCTACGAGGTGAGGCTGGCCGCCCCCGAAGTCGGTCAGGTCACCACCTCCGCCGGCGTCCGCCTGGTCCCCGACCTGGCGTTCGCCGAGGTCGGCGCGGCCGTGGACACGCTGCTGGTCCCCGGCGCCGTCTCCCTGGGCGAGGAGGGCCCCGTCGCGCTCGTCGATCCGCAGGTGGTGGAGTGGATCACCGCCACCGCGCCGCACGCCCGGCGCGTGGCATCGGTCTGCGTCGGCGCCCACCTCCTCGCGGCGGCCGGCCTGCTCGACGGCCACCGGGCGACCACCCACTGGTCCACGGCCGCGCAACTGGCCTCGGAACACCCCCGGGTGGAGGTGGACGCGGACCCCATCTTCGTCCGCTCGGGCCGACTGTGGACCGGGGCCGGCATCAGCGCCTGCATGGACCTGACGCTGGCCCTGGTGGCCGAGGACCACGGGGAGGAACTGGCCCTCGGCGTCGCCCGACAGCTGGTGATGTACCTCAAACGCCAAGGAGGGCAGAGCCAGTTCAGCGTTCCCCTCAGCCGTCCGGCCGCCACCCGCAGGGACATCGACGAACTGCGATCCCACGTCGGCGAACACCTCGACGCGGACCTGTCGGCGGCCGCGCTCGCGGCCCGCATGTGCATGAGCGAGCGCCACTTCGCCCGGGTCTTCCGCAAGGAGACGGGCACCAGCCCCGCCGCCTACGTCGAGGCGGCGCGGGTCGAGGCCGCCCGGCGGCTCCTCGAAACCACCGACGACCCCCTGGAACAGGTCGCCTCGGCCGCCGGTCTCGGTTCGGTGGAAACGCTCCACCGCGCCTTCCGCAAACAGCTCGCGACCACCCCGGCCGCATACCGCCGCCGGTTCCGCACCACCACCTGA
- a CDS encoding HutD/Ves family protein, translated as MTSGTGGGASGEGTTRIHRAADRPAAPWKNAGGVTREIAVWPHDADMDGFEWRVSLADVTADGPFSAFPGVDRVLTVVEGAGMDLTIAGERALLDRRFAPRHFPGDRPTDCRLLDGPVVNFNVMYRREAATAEVRVTTGDQALAPERGETLLVVALEGDAVIDGPTPGSTAALGRRDAALLTGPEVRRLRTSGRAAVVRLRSRST; from the coding sequence ATGACCAGTGGTACGGGCGGCGGAGCGAGCGGCGAGGGAACGACGCGGATCCACCGGGCGGCCGACCGGCCGGCGGCGCCGTGGAAGAACGCAGGGGGCGTCACGCGCGAGATCGCCGTCTGGCCCCACGACGCGGACATGGACGGCTTCGAGTGGCGAGTCAGCCTCGCCGACGTCACCGCGGACGGCCCCTTCTCGGCCTTCCCCGGAGTCGACCGGGTCCTCACCGTCGTCGAGGGCGCGGGCATGGACCTGACCATCGCGGGCGAGCGCGCCCTCCTGGACCGACGCTTCGCACCCCGGCACTTCCCCGGGGACCGGCCCACCGACTGCCGCCTCCTGGACGGGCCCGTCGTCAACTTCAACGTGATGTACCGCCGGGAAGCGGCGACCGCCGAGGTTCGCGTCACGACCGGCGATCAGGCACTCGCGCCGGAGCGCGGCGAGACCCTGCTCGTGGTCGCGCTGGAGGGGGACGCGGTGATCGACGGCCCCACACCGGGGAGCACCGCCGCACTCGGTCGGCGCGACGCCGCCCTGCTCACCGGGCCGGAGGTCCGCCGGCTACGGACATCCGGCCGCGCCGCCGTGGTGCGGCTGCGGTCGCGTTCCACCTGA
- a CDS encoding carbohydrate binding domain-containing protein yields the protein MRRRSRPVHSLLAALTTLVASAGLVVGVVDGTAHAATPLPAHVFAPYFEAYSSDSPADLALKSGARYLTMAFVQTEAKGSCTPYWNGDTGSPISGSVFGADFATIRSRGGDVIPSFGGYAADNGGTEIADSCTDVDAIAAAYQKVVTTYDVSRLDMDIEDNSLTNKAGIDRRNQAIRKLQDWAAANGRPLQVSYTLPTTTSGLASSGLAVLKSAKTAGARVDVVNLMTFDYYDGAGHAMAEDTKTAATGLQGQLAALYPTKTPAQLWGMIGVTEMPGIDDYGPAETFTTADAKVVYDWATAKGLNTLSFWALQRDNGGCPGTGGSDTCSGIVQDPWYFSHTFAPFTGGGGPVVDDFSVSVTPGSASVAPGGTTTATVATTLTSGTARPLALTVAAAPAGVTATLAPGSVTTGGSAVLTVTAAAAAPGTYALTVTGTGGGLTRSAPFTLTVSGPGGGAGALVNGGFESGALAPWSCQSGGAVVTAPAHGGSYALKASPTAGQTGECAQTLTLAPNTAYTLGGWVQGGYAYLGVRGGATGSAWTGSTGWSKLTVPFTTGASGTVTVYLHGWYGQGAVYGDDLSVN from the coding sequence ATGAGACGTCGTTCCAGGCCCGTTCACTCCTTACTGGCCGCCCTGACCACCCTGGTCGCCTCCGCCGGACTCGTGGTCGGGGTGGTCGACGGCACCGCCCACGCCGCGACCCCATTGCCCGCGCACGTCTTCGCCCCGTACTTCGAGGCGTACTCCTCCGACAGCCCCGCCGACCTCGCGCTCAAGTCCGGCGCCAGGTACCTGACCATGGCCTTCGTCCAGACCGAGGCCAAGGGATCCTGCACCCCGTACTGGAACGGCGACACGGGCAGCCCGATCTCGGGCTCCGTCTTCGGCGCCGACTTCGCCACGATCCGCTCCCGCGGCGGAGACGTCATCCCCTCCTTCGGCGGGTACGCGGCCGACAACGGCGGCACCGAGATCGCCGACAGCTGCACGGACGTGGACGCGATCGCCGCCGCCTACCAGAAGGTCGTCACGACCTACGACGTCTCCCGCCTGGACATGGACATCGAGGACAACTCGTTGACCAACAAGGCCGGCATCGACCGCCGCAACCAGGCGATCAGGAAACTCCAGGACTGGGCCGCCGCGAACGGCCGCCCGCTCCAGGTCTCGTACACCCTGCCCACCACCACGAGCGGACTGGCGAGCAGCGGCCTGGCCGTGCTCAAGAGCGCCAAGACCGCCGGCGCCCGGGTGGACGTGGTCAACCTGATGACCTTCGACTACTACGACGGCGCCGGCCACGCGATGGCCGAGGACACCAAGACCGCCGCCACCGGTCTCCAGGGCCAACTCGCCGCTCTGTACCCGACCAAGACCCCCGCCCAGCTCTGGGGCATGATCGGCGTCACCGAGATGCCCGGCATCGACGACTACGGCCCCGCCGAGACCTTCACCACCGCCGACGCGAAGGTGGTCTACGACTGGGCGACGGCGAAGGGCCTCAACACCCTGTCCTTCTGGGCGCTCCAGCGCGACAACGGCGGTTGCCCCGGGACGGGAGGCTCCGACACCTGCTCCGGCATCGTCCAGGACCCCTGGTACTTCAGTCACACCTTCGCCCCGTTCACCGGCGGCGGCGGACCGGTCGTCGACGACTTCTCCGTCTCGGTGACCCCGGGCTCGGCCTCGGTCGCCCCCGGCGGCACGACCACCGCGACCGTGGCCACGACCCTCACCTCGGGAACCGCGCGGCCCCTCGCGCTGACGGTCGCCGCAGCGCCCGCCGGGGTGACGGCCACCCTCGCCCCGGGCTCCGTCACCACGGGCGGATCGGCCGTGCTCACGGTCACCGCCGCCGCGGCGGCCCCCGGAACGTACGCCCTGACCGTCACCGGGACGGGCGGCGGACTCACCCGCTCGGCCCCCTTCACCCTCACGGTGTCCGGGCCGGGCGGTGGCGCGGGGGCGTTGGTCAACGGAGGCTTCGAGAGCGGAGCGCTCGCGCCGTGGAGCTGCCAGAGCGGCGGGGCGGTGGTCACCGCCCCCGCGCACGGGGGCTCGTACGCGCTGAAGGCCTCGCCCACCGCCGGGCAGACGGGGGAGTGCGCGCAGACCCTCACCCTCGCGCCGAACACCGCGTACACGCTCGGTGGGTGGGTCCAGGGCGGCTACGCCTACCTGGGCGTACGCGGCGGGGCCACCGGCAGCGCGTGGACCGGATCCACCGGGTGGTCCAAGCTGACCGTCCCCTTCACGACCGGCGCGTCCGGCACCGTGACCGTCTACCTGCACGGCTGGTACGGGCAGGGCGCGGTGTACGGCGACGACCTCTCCGTCAACTAG
- a CDS encoding VWA domain-containing protein, producing MTSLSKGANLPVPASSVRAVLCWSAGPGVPDVDASALLLAGDGRVRSDGDFVFYNQPRHSSDAVRHLGKQPGADSLQVDLAALEPGIERVVLCASADGGSFGQVPGLHLRLLDAVSGAELARFDMTAGTETAYVSGELYRRAGAWKFRAVGQGYASGLAGLATDYGITVDDAPAPVPVQAPVPASTAPPTPAFTPAPVPAPAAAPAPVQASAGAPAVRLVKGEERLPVEMRKLLSLRKQQVAVSLTKNGAAGVTARVILVLDASGSMSTLYSRGTVAGVVERMAAVAAQLDDDGEMQAWTFATNPARLPDLTIGELPEWIRLHVRVGQMSLFGRKKPPKGLTGGQVDMRAVGFQNEEQKVIAEVRAYVRATVVPVPTLVLFFSDGGVYRNNEIEQELRAAVEEPVFWQFVGLGRAGFGVLERFDDMPGRRVDNVGFFAVDDIDAISDAELYDKLLSEFPSWIRAAGQAGILR from the coding sequence GTGACTTCACTGAGTAAAGGCGCCAATCTGCCGGTCCCGGCGTCGTCCGTCAGGGCCGTGCTCTGCTGGTCGGCCGGTCCCGGGGTCCCGGACGTCGACGCGTCCGCCCTGCTGCTCGCCGGTGACGGACGCGTCCGCTCCGACGGCGACTTCGTCTTCTACAACCAGCCCCGCCACTCCTCGGACGCCGTCCGGCACCTGGGCAAGCAACCCGGCGCCGACTCCCTCCAGGTGGACCTGGCCGCGCTGGAGCCGGGGATCGAGCGCGTCGTGCTGTGCGCCTCCGCCGACGGGGGCAGCTTCGGGCAGGTGCCCGGGCTGCACCTGCGGCTGCTCGACGCCGTGTCCGGAGCGGAGTTGGCCCGCTTCGACATGACGGCGGGCACGGAGACCGCGTACGTGAGCGGCGAGCTGTACCGGCGGGCGGGCGCGTGGAAGTTCCGGGCCGTGGGCCAGGGATACGCGAGCGGCCTGGCGGGACTGGCGACCGACTACGGCATCACGGTGGACGACGCCCCGGCCCCGGTGCCGGTGCAGGCCCCGGTACCCGCATCGACGGCGCCGCCCACGCCCGCCTTCACCCCGGCCCCCGTACCCGCGCCGGCCGCCGCCCCCGCCCCCGTGCAGGCCTCCGCCGGCGCGCCCGCCGTCCGGTTGGTCAAGGGCGAGGAGCGGCTCCCCGTCGAGATGCGCAAGCTCCTGTCGCTGCGCAAGCAGCAGGTCGCCGTCAGCCTGACGAAGAACGGGGCGGCGGGAGTGACCGCCCGTGTCATCCTCGTCCTCGACGCGTCCGGTTCGATGTCCACGCTCTACTCGCGCGGCACGGTGGCCGGCGTCGTGGAGCGGATGGCCGCCGTCGCCGCGCAGCTCGACGACGACGGCGAGATGCAGGCGTGGACCTTCGCCACCAACCCCGCACGGCTGCCCGACCTGACCATCGGTGAACTCCCGGAGTGGATCCGCCTGCACGTCCGCGTCGGCCAGATGAGCCTGTTCGGCCGCAAGAAGCCCCCGAAGGGCCTGACCGGCGGGCAGGTCGACATGCGCGCGGTCGGGTTCCAGAACGAGGAGCAGAAGGTCATCGCGGAGGTGCGCGCCTACGTACGCGCGACCGTGGTGCCCGTGCCCACCCTCGTGCTGTTCTTCTCGGACGGCGGCGTGTACCGCAACAACGAGATCGAACAGGAACTGCGCGCGGCCGTCGAGGAGCCGGTGTTCTGGCAGTTCGTCGGCCTGGGCCGGGCCGGCTTCGGCGTGCTGGAGCGCTTCGACGACATGCCCGGCCGGCGGGTCGACAACGTCGGGTTCTTCGCGGTGGACGACATCGACGCGATCTCGGACGCCGAGCTGTACGACAAGTTGCTGTCGGAGTTCCCGTCGTGGATCCGGGCCGCCGGACAGGCGGGCATTCTGCGCTGA
- a CDS encoding DEAD/DEAH box helicase, with protein MNRAARTNDRSSRSRTGASSGGSYSSSGSYGSSGSSYGSSGSGSSYGSSGGSYGSSGGSRGSRFGSSAPSRSGGGSRSGGGNRSGGYGRRSAAPQGEFALPVTLTPALPAVEAFADLDMPEALLAALGAQGVSVPFPIQGATLPNTLAGRDVLGRGRTGSGKTLAFGLALLARTAGQRAEPGQPLALILVPTRELAQQVTDALTPYAKAMRLRMATVVGGMSIGRQAGALRGGAEVVVATPGRLKDLIQRGDCRLNQVAITVLDEADQMADMGFMPQVTALLDQVRPEGQRMLFSATLDRNVDLLVRRYLTDPVVHSVDPSAGAVTTMEHHVLHVQGHDKQAATTEIAARDGRVIMFLDTKHAVDRLTQDLLNSGVRAAALHGGKSQPQRTRTLAQFKTGHVTVLVATNVAARGIHVDNLDLVVNVDPPTDHKDYLHRGGRTARAGESGSVVTLVLPNQRRDMVRLMAAAGITPQTTQVRSGEAELNRITGSQAPSGVPVTITAPVSERRTRSAASTRGRRSRPAQARRRSYDSAA; from the coding sequence ATGAACCGCGCAGCTCGCACCAACGACCGCTCGTCCCGCTCCCGCACGGGGGCCTCTTCCGGTGGCTCCTACAGCTCGTCCGGCTCCTACGGTTCGTCCGGCAGCTCCTACGGCTCTTCCGGGTCCGGCAGCTCCTACGGCTCTTCCGGCGGCTCCTACGGGTCCTCCGGCGGCAGCCGCGGCAGCCGCTTCGGCTCCTCCGCGCCCAGCCGCTCCGGCGGCGGCTCCCGCTCCGGCGGGGGGAACCGCTCCGGTGGCTACGGCCGTCGCTCCGCCGCCCCGCAGGGCGAGTTCGCCCTGCCCGTGACGTTGACGCCGGCACTGCCCGCCGTCGAGGCCTTCGCCGACCTGGACATGCCCGAGGCGCTCCTCGCGGCCCTCGGCGCCCAGGGCGTCTCGGTACCGTTCCCGATCCAGGGCGCGACCCTGCCCAACACGCTCGCGGGCCGCGACGTCCTGGGCCGCGGCCGCACCGGCTCCGGCAAGACGCTCGCCTTCGGCCTGGCGCTGCTGGCCCGCACCGCCGGTCAGCGCGCCGAGCCGGGGCAGCCGCTCGCGCTGATCCTCGTACCGACCCGTGAACTCGCGCAGCAGGTCACCGACGCGCTGACGCCGTACGCCAAGGCGATGCGCCTGCGCATGGCCACCGTGGTCGGCGGCATGTCCATCGGCCGCCAGGCCGGCGCGCTGCGCGGCGGGGCCGAGGTCGTCGTCGCGACGCCCGGCCGGCTGAAGGACCTCATCCAGCGCGGGGACTGCAGGCTCAACCAGGTCGCCATCACCGTCCTTGACGAGGCCGACCAGATGGCCGACATGGGCTTCATGCCGCAGGTCACCGCCCTGCTGGACCAGGTGCGTCCCGAGGGGCAGCGGATGCTGTTCTCGGCGACCCTGGACCGCAACGTGGACCTGCTCGTGCGCCGGTACCTGACCGACCCGGTCGTCCACTCGGTGGACCCGTCGGCCGGCGCCGTGACGACGATGGAGCACCACGTGCTGCACGTCCAGGGCCACGACAAGCAGGCCGCCACGACCGAGATCGCCGCCCGCGACGGCCGCGTGATCATGTTCCTGGACACCAAGCACGCGGTGGACCGCCTCACGCAGGACCTGCTCAACAGCGGGGTGCGCGCCGCGGCGCTGCACGGCGGGAAGTCGCAGCCGCAGCGCACGCGCACGCTGGCCCAGTTCAAGACGGGCCACGTGACCGTGCTGGTCGCGACGAACGTCGCCGCCCGGGGCATCCACGTCGACAACCTCGACCTGGTCGTCAACGTCGACCCGCCGACCGACCACAAGGACTACCTGCACCGCGGTGGTCGCACCGCGCGCGCCGGCGAGTCCGGCAGCGTGGTCACCCTGGTCCTGCCGAACCAGCGCCGCGACATGGTGCGCCTGATGGCCGCCGCCGGGATCACCCCGCAGACCACCCAGGTCCGCTCCGGCGAGGCCGAACTGAACCGCATCACCGGTTCTCAGGCCCCCTCCGGCGTGCCCGTCACCATCACGGCCCCGGTCTCGGAGCGCCGTACGCGCAGTGCCGCCTCCACCCGCGGTCGGCGCAGCCGCCCGGCGCAGGCCCGGCGACGCTCGTACGACAGTGCGGCGTAA
- a CDS encoding cold-shock protein — protein sequence MASGTVKWFNAEKGFGFIEQDGGGADVFAHYSNIATQGFRELQEGQKVNFDVTQGQKGPQAENIVPA from the coding sequence ATGGCATCTGGCACCGTGAAGTGGTTCAACGCGGAAAAGGGCTTCGGCTTCATCGAGCAGGACGGTGGCGGCGCTGACGTGTTCGCCCACTACTCGAACATCGCCACCCAGGGCTTCCGTGAGCTTCAGGAAGGCCAGAAGGTGAACTTCGACGTCACGCAGGGCCAGAAGGGCCCCCAGGCCGAGAACATCGTTCCCGCCTAA
- a CDS encoding MerR family transcriptional regulator translates to MPPEKSPLADSLDDDDYPAYTMGRAAEILGATPAFLRVIGEAGLVTPLRSEGGHRRYSRHQLHLAARARELVDAGTAVDAACRIIALEDRLEEALRANARTCGPGPAGDETP, encoded by the coding sequence ATGCCCCCCGAGAAGTCCCCGCTCGCCGACAGTCTCGACGATGACGACTACCCCGCCTACACGATGGGCAGGGCCGCCGAGATACTGGGCGCCACGCCCGCCTTCCTGCGCGTGATCGGAGAGGCCGGACTGGTCACCCCGCTGCGCTCCGAGGGAGGCCACCGCCGGTACTCCCGCCACCAACTGCACCTTGCCGCGCGCGCCCGCGAGCTGGTCGACGCGGGCACGGCGGTGGACGCCGCGTGCCGGATCATCGCGCTGGAGGACCGGCTGGAAGAGGCCCTGCGGGCCAACGCCCGGACGTGCGGGCCCGGCCCCGCCGGGGACGAGACCCCCTGA